A genomic region of Paenibacillus sp. PL2-23 contains the following coding sequences:
- a CDS encoding DUF1648 domain-containing protein — MNKWIIPLFSAFAALLASLLVYDSLPADMAVHFSAANEPDNYMRKSFGAFLSPVLIVFVAWTVLFTARFEKDENKRAKAEAAMPTVAAAVSLLLLAIHGAILAFNLGYDISPFTVAAFAVGGVFLIIGNLLPRMPQGSTQWPRLSDASQRKFARFQGRLMVVTGFLLIVTAFLPKAYVPIIVLSLIACFALITIAALVGLSRR; from the coding sequence ATGAATAAATGGATAATTCCCCTCTTCTCCGCCTTCGCCGCATTGCTCGCCAGCCTACTTGTATACGATAGCTTGCCAGCGGACATGGCCGTTCACTTCAGCGCCGCCAATGAGCCGGACAATTATATGAGGAAGTCGTTCGGCGCGTTCCTCAGCCCTGTATTGATCGTGTTTGTCGCATGGACCGTCTTATTCACTGCCCGCTTTGAGAAGGATGAGAACAAACGAGCGAAGGCTGAAGCTGCGATGCCGACCGTCGCTGCCGCTGTATCGCTCTTGCTGCTTGCCATTCATGGCGCGATTCTGGCCTTCAACTTAGGCTATGACATCAGTCCATTCACGGTGGCCGCATTTGCTGTCGGCGGCGTGTTCCTCATCATCGGCAATCTGCTTCCGCGCATGCCGCAGGGGTCGACACAATGGCCGAGGCTGTCCGATGCCTCGCAGCGCAAATTTGCCCGCTTCCAAGGCAGACTGATGGTTGTCACAGGATTTCTGCTCATCGTTACGGCATTCCTGCCAAAGGCTTACGTTCCGATCATTGTTTTATCGCTGATCGCTTGCTTCGCATTGATCACGATTGCCGCTCTAGTGGGCCTATCCCGCCGTTAA
- a CDS encoding autorepressor SdpR family transcription factor, translating to MSINEAFKALADPTRRKILDLLKQSDLTAGEIADHFEMTKPSISNHLNILKQAELVWVQRQGQTMLYSLNLTVFQDVMKWMMDLQQSKG from the coding sequence ATGTCCATTAACGAAGCCTTCAAAGCGCTGGCTGATCCGACACGGCGCAAAATTCTAGACCTGCTCAAGCAATCTGACCTGACTGCCGGCGAGATCGCTGATCACTTCGAGATGACAAAGCCCAGCATCTCCAACCACCTTAATATTCTGAAGCAGGCTGAGCTGGTCTGGGTTCAGCGCCAAGGGCAAACTATGCTTTATTCCCTGAATCTAACGGTATTCCAGGACGTCATGAAATGGATGATGGATCTCCAACAATCGAAAGGATGA
- a CDS encoding slipin family protein, with the protein MKRLFKTVIIKNDERGLLFEKGSYVKLLRPGVYRLAVWSGRDVIVMDTAKPFVVKGKDLSVFRHDTELLNELSVVDVEDHEYALHYEDGRFISLLTPGAYAFWNTLKRHTFKLADIREPELSKEIGASVQPKLMAYCTMTEIASYERGLLFFNNVFQRELEPGKYYFWKGPVSVQVKIVDLRRQQLDMTGQEMMTEDKVTLRLNFVCQYRITDPLKSLEIRGFEEQVYIMLQLILREYVGTLRLDDLLRVKQGVGTYVLEKLSEKNETFGVEFLSAGVKDIILPGEVRDILNTVLLAEKKAQANLITRREETASTRSLLNTAKLMEENGTLYRLKELEFLEKICDRIGSISLTGGGNMLEQLNSFLGAKAEQGKS; encoded by the coding sequence ATGAAAAGGTTATTCAAGACCGTTATCATCAAAAACGATGAGCGTGGCCTGTTATTTGAGAAGGGCAGCTATGTCAAGCTGCTTCGCCCGGGGGTATATCGACTGGCAGTTTGGTCGGGACGAGATGTTATTGTAATGGATACAGCCAAGCCGTTCGTGGTGAAGGGCAAGGACCTCAGCGTCTTTCGGCATGATACCGAACTGCTAAATGAGCTTAGTGTCGTGGATGTGGAGGATCATGAATATGCGCTCCATTACGAAGACGGGCGATTCATTTCGCTGCTGACTCCAGGGGCTTATGCGTTCTGGAACACGCTGAAGCGGCACACCTTCAAGCTTGCTGACATTCGTGAGCCTGAGCTATCGAAGGAGATCGGCGCATCGGTGCAGCCTAAGCTTATGGCCTACTGTACGATGACGGAAATCGCAAGCTACGAGCGGGGATTGCTTTTCTTCAACAACGTGTTTCAGAGAGAGCTGGAGCCGGGCAAATATTATTTTTGGAAAGGACCAGTCAGTGTGCAGGTGAAGATTGTCGACCTGCGACGTCAGCAACTTGATATGACGGGTCAGGAGATGATGACCGAGGATAAGGTTACGCTGCGGTTGAACTTTGTCTGCCAATACCGAATAACGGATCCCCTAAAGTCACTTGAAATCAGAGGCTTTGAGGAGCAGGTATACATCATGCTGCAGCTTATTCTGCGCGAATATGTGGGCACGCTAAGGCTGGACGATTTGCTGCGCGTGAAGCAGGGGGTTGGGACGTATGTACTTGAGAAACTCAGCGAGAAAAACGAAACGTTCGGCGTTGAGTTCCTGTCCGCAGGTGTCAAGGATATTATTCTGCCGGGCGAGGTGCGTGACATACTCAATACGGTACTGCTAGCGGAGAAGAAGGCCCAGGCTAATCTTATCACGCGCCGAGAGGAGACTGCTTCGACCCGGAGCTTGCTGAACACGGCGAAGCTGATGGAGGAGAACGGCACGCTGTACCGGCTCAAGGAGCTGGAGTTTCTTGAGAAGATTTGCGACAGGATCGGCAGCATATCCCTGACAGGCGGCGGTAATATGTTGGAGCAGTTGAATTCTTTCTTAGGCGCAAAAGCTGAACAAGGCAAATCATAA
- the msrA gene encoding peptide-methionine (S)-S-oxide reductase MsrA, with product MNDEAIHSVAYQPQFNEARTATFGMGCFWSPEALFGQLPGVIRTRVGYAGGQAESPTYREMGDHTETVQIVYDPGLLTLPQIASLFWDSHKPANINDYKGRQYQSLFFYEDDAQRADIESVLEFRMSRGLERPDTEIALLEAFYPAEERHQKYYLKRFPRAMDMLLVWYGNEAALNGATLAARLNGLAKGYANMERIKREVAGWPMNEEERSAILEGISRIKW from the coding sequence ATGAATGATGAGGCTATCCATTCCGTGGCCTATCAGCCCCAATTCAATGAAGCGCGCACGGCAACCTTCGGAATGGGCTGCTTCTGGAGCCCAGAGGCGTTGTTCGGCCAGCTGCCCGGCGTGATCCGCACGCGAGTGGGCTATGCGGGTGGCCAAGCGGAGAGTCCGACCTACCGCGAGATGGGCGATCATACGGAGACCGTGCAAATTGTATATGATCCGGGTCTGCTGACTCTTCCGCAGATTGCCAGCCTCTTCTGGGATAGCCATAAGCCTGCGAACATCAATGATTACAAGGGCAGGCAATATCAATCGCTGTTCTTCTACGAAGACGACGCGCAGCGAGCTGACATCGAGAGTGTGCTTGAGTTTCGAATGAGTCGAGGACTGGAGCGGCCGGATACGGAAATAGCTTTGCTGGAGGCGTTTTACCCCGCGGAGGAGCGCCATCAGAAATATTATTTGAAGCGATTCCCCCGTGCCATGGACATGCTGCTCGTCTGGTACGGGAACGAAGCGGCACTGAACGGGGCCACGCTTGCCGCGCGATTGAACGGGCTGGCCAAGGGATACGCCAACATGGAGCGAATTAAACGGGAAGTCGCGGGCTGGCCGATGAACG